A single window of Balneola sp. DNA harbors:
- a CDS encoding ATPase → MNKKHGVFTEPGTICFERILNGSAEEVWKYLTESEFKAKWLSAGDVEPKVGGTVTHEFDHSRLSKEDDPLPEKYKDLEEGQVSKGVVTKYDRPHVLSYTWDEGDGEGSEVTFELESHGEEQVLLRLTHRKLPTDSDTKAGIGAGWHTHLSILIDCVDNKDPKPFWNVHMPLEKEYEQLISNLSDN, encoded by the coding sequence ATGAATAAGAAACATGGAGTTTTTACAGAACCGGGGACCATTTGCTTTGAACGCATTCTCAATGGATCAGCTGAGGAGGTATGGAAATATTTGACAGAATCTGAATTTAAAGCAAAATGGCTTTCAGCCGGTGATGTTGAGCCGAAAGTTGGCGGAACGGTAACGCATGAATTTGATCACTCACGACTATCCAAAGAAGACGACCCCCTTCCAGAAAAATATAAGGATTTGGAAGAAGGACAGGTTTCCAAGGGAGTAGTTACCAAATATGACCGCCCCCACGTTTTGAGCTACACTTGGGATGAAGGTGATGGCGAAGGTTCTGAAGTCACTTTTGAGCTGGAATCCCACGGTGAGGAACAAGTTCTGCTTAGGCTTACTCACCGTAAATTACCAACAGATTCTGATACTAAAGCAGGAATTGGTGCCGGCTGGCATACTCATCTTTCTATCCTAATTGACTGTGTGGATAATAAAGACCCGAAGCCTTTTTGGAATGTCCACATGCCGCTGGAGAAAGAGTATGAACAACTGATTTCCAACTTATCCGATAATTAA
- a CDS encoding transcriptional regulator, whose product MSQDVFQAIADPTRREIFDILAGESMPVNDIAEKFDISRPAVSKHIKILNECGLIVIRKKGRKRYCRADVQKLQEVMAWLKRYQKFWDQKLDALEALMNDLNSPSNK is encoded by the coding sequence ATGTCTCAAGATGTATTCCAGGCCATTGCCGATCCAACTCGCAGAGAAATTTTTGATATTCTGGCCGGGGAATCTATGCCGGTCAATGATATAGCAGAGAAGTTTGACATAAGCCGTCCGGCGGTATCAAAGCATATCAAAATTTTAAACGAGTGCGGTTTAATTGTAATCCGAAAAAAGGGAAGAAAGAGATATTGCAGGGCTGACGTTCAAAAACTGCAAGAAGTTATGGCGTGGCTTAAAAGATATCAGAAGTTCTGGGATCAGAAGCTGGACGCTTTAGAAGCATTAATGAACGATCTGAATTCACCATCAAACAAATAG
- a CDS encoding gamma-glutamylcyclotransferase: MKKETNMLFVYGTLMKGCDNPVARYLHSTQTFIGEGYFPGILFQVSFYPGAVYLPDSKNKVYGHLFEVTQNKEQLLQKLDDYEGIGSQFNLPNEFKREIIPVVIEGDTIPAYTYLFNNSYSQFPAIASGRFSEEV, translated from the coding sequence ATGAAAAAGGAAACCAACATGCTTTTTGTATATGGTACATTGATGAAAGGTTGCGACAACCCGGTGGCACGATACCTTCATTCAACACAGACTTTTATTGGAGAAGGTTACTTCCCCGGCATCCTGTTTCAAGTTAGCTTCTATCCGGGAGCTGTGTACCTCCCCGATTCAAAGAACAAGGTGTATGGTCATTTGTTTGAAGTAACTCAGAATAAAGAACAACTCCTGCAAAAATTAGACGATTACGAAGGAATTGGCTCACAATTCAACCTGCCTAATGAGTTTAAACGTGAGATTATTCCAGTCGTTATTGAAGGCGATACAATACCTGCCTATACCTATCTTTTCAACAATTCATATAGTCAATTTCCTGCTATAGCCTCTGGTCGTTTTTCCGAGGAAGTATAA